The following are from one region of the Leucoraja erinacea ecotype New England unplaced genomic scaffold, Leri_hhj_1 Leri_1067S, whole genome shotgun sequence genome:
- the LOC129715231 gene encoding probable G-protein coupled receptor 139: METTRSFNEVRLYLFLLKAQRIYYPLLAIIAVPVNTVTIGILSRGKCGLSRCVTRYLMAMAAADFLVIILDLILRQIPIAFAVHFLPLLDLPICNVHALLLYTATDCSIWFTVTFTLDRFVAINCQKLKVKYCTERTAAVVLGTVTVLSCLKNSTWYFTLTAQYAYLNFPWFCAISLEFMESPIWGSVEVLHYFLSPGLPFALILLLNVFTVRHIVAATRARRRLRAHSGGGRPIDPEVVSRKKSIILLFFISWNFILLWAVFLVYTIWFRMWWLGIQSVIIPVFVQEIGFMLQLLSCCTNTAIYTATQTKFREQLKILLKYPIVLIAEFNK; this comes from the exons ATGGAGACAACGAGGAGTTTCAACGAAGTTCGGCTTTATCTGTTCCTTCTGAAAGCACAGCGGATATATTACCCGCTGCTCGCCATCATAGCTGTCCCCG TTAACACAGTGACGATTGGCATCCTCTCGCGGGGTAAGTGCGGTCTCTCCAGGTGTGTAACTCGCTACCTGATGGCCATGGCGGCGGCTGATTTTCTGGTTATCATCCTGGATTTGATACTGCGGCAGATCCCCATAGCTTTCGCTGTGCATTTCCTTCCTTTGCTCGATCTCCCTATTTGCAATGTCCATGCCCTGCTGCTTTACACCGCCACGGACTGTTCtatctggttcaccgtcaccttCACCTTGGATCGATTTGTCGCCATtaattgccagaagctgaaagtCAAATATTGTACCGAGAGAACGGCGGCTGTTGTCCTGGGAACAGTCACCGTGCTGAGTTGTTTGAAGAACAGCACCTGGTACTTTACACTTACTGCGCAATACGCCTATCTAAATTTCCCCTGGTTTTGTGCCATCTCACTCGAGTTTATGGAATCGCCGATCTGGGGGTCTGTCGAAGTCCTTCATTACTTCCTCAGCCCCGGACTGCCATTCGCCCTGATCCTCTTGCTTAACGTTTTCACCGTTAGGCACATTGTAGCTGCGACCAGAGCCCGCAGGAGGCTCCGGGCTCACAGCGGCGGGGGGAGGCCCATTGACCCGGAAGTGGTCAGCAGAAAAAAATCCATCATTTTACTCTTTTTCATCTCGTGGAATTTCATCCTGCTCTGGGCGGTATTTCTCGTGTACACCATATGGTTCAGAATGTGGTGGCTGGGCATTCAGTCCGTAATTATACCAGTGTTTGTACAGGAAATAGGCTTCATGCTGCAACTGCTCAGCTGCTGTACAAACACTGCTATATACACCGCGACCCAGACAAAGTTCAGAGAACAGTTGAAGATTCTGTTGAAATATCCTATTGTACTAATTGCGGAATTCAATAAATGA